Genomic DNA from candidate division WOR-3 bacterium:
ATTGCCAAACCTTCGGCGCGGGATTTGCGTACCCAGGCAATGAGCAGCACGTGGCCGTTGGGCATGACGTTGATATCGTGATGCTGCTGGTGGTTCGAGTCCGACCACAGGAAACTCTCGAGCAGGTTATGACTCCAGTCGTAGTGGGTCATCAGGCCGCCGTAAGGGCCGCCCCGCATTATCGAGCCGGAATAGACTTCCATGCGCCAGATGGTTGAGTCGGGCAGCAGGTAGGCGATGTAGCAGGGGTTAGTGGATGTCCAGGAATTCACCGTCTGGCCAGAGTTGTTCTTGAGATAGGTCGTCCGGTTGTTGATGGGGTTGTACAGCGTAAGTCCATCGAATGCCTGGCCAAAGGCGACGGCCGGCAGCAGAAACACAACTAGAATCAGGGTCGTGCGGCTGTTCACCCGTTTCTGATTCATTGCCCAGTCTTTGCAAGCTTCACGGTCAGGACCAAAGCTGGGCCTTTGGCCGGCTTGGCTGCGATTTGCGCGAAGTATACACCGCTCGGCTGTCCCTGAACAGCGTGGGTGATTTCGTACGAGCCCGGCGACTGTTCGGCGTCAACAAGCGTTGAGCAGAGCCGGCCTGAGACATCGAAGATGCGAAGTAGAACCGCGCTGCGCACCGGCAGAGCATAGTGGATAGTGGTTGAGCGCAGGAACGGGTTGGGGTGCGGGTCCAGTCTGTAATCTGCGGTCTGCCCTCTGTGGTAAGCAGGGTCTGCTATTCCGACGCCGCTGTCATTTGCCGCAGCGAATGTCGGGTTCATCAGGATGAACCGGCCAGTTCCGTTCGGATAACGACCATAGCTTATGTCTGCGAACTGAGGTCCGTAGGTTACGCGGTCAATCGGTCTGCCGTCCGGGTCGGACAGGAGCAGGATTCCGCTGGATCCAGCGAGCTTGAAGTTAGCGTGCAGCCCAGGTTGGTTCAGGTCGTTGTCGGCCCAGACAACAAGGTAGCCGCGGGCCGGAATCGTGGTGTCGGGAAAGGCCCAGCGGGTGATATTGGTTGAGTCGTTGGTTAGGAGCCAGTCGTCAAGGCTGACCGGCTGGCTGGAGTTGTTGTAGAGTTCAATCCAGTCGTCATACTGACCCGACGGGTCTTGGACCGTTTTCTCGTTTATCGCCATGAACTCGTTCAGGACTACGTCGTTTGCGACCGGCAGGGTCAGGAACTCACGTTCGGCCCGCGCAGGAAAAAACGTTCCGGCTTCGGGGTTTTCGGCATAGACGTAGTACTCGACGTTGCCCGCGGCGAGCCGGACCCGAACGCCGTAGAGCCCGTCGTTTGCACTTGAGTCACCGTGCAGGCCGTCATCGTACATCACGGCTCTGACAAAACGCAGAGCCGGGTTCTGTCGGAGTCCGAGCCAGACCGAATCAGCACCTTGGATTCGGGCAAGGAACTGAACGTGCGAGTTCGGTCGGGCCGGATACGGCGCTCCGGATGCGTCGGATACAACCGGTGCTGAGGCCTGGAACTCAGGCCGGGACAAAAGCCACGCTGTCCTTGCATTCATAAGTTCGGTCAGACCGACGATTGCGAGCGGGCCGGAACCGACCGAACGGGTCACGTTGTTCAGGAAATCGTTGTAGGTGTAAAACTTGTTACGGTCGGCCTGCACGTGGGCGTCAATGATGTGTTGAATTTCCAGTGCCCGATTTCTATACCAGTTGCTAGTGAATACGTCGGCGATGACGGTTCTTGCATGAGCGACAAACATCCGGCGACGCCGGGCATCGTTCAGCACTTTGCTACAGATTGGATACTGGGTATCAGCCGAGCGCAGGAATGGATCGAGCTGCTGCATCTGGGTCAGAGACAGAAGCCCGGTGCCGTAAAGCTCCCGAAATGCACCGAAGCTCTCGTTCAGGTCCCAGACAATCGGGTTGAACCGGTTTGACGCATCCCGGTACAAGTAGTAGTTCTGGGCAGTGTTGATTGGCGAGTCGAGGTTGACGAGCAGGATGTCAAAAGCGAGCATCCAGAGAAGCCGGTCAACGTCCAGGACCCGGTCCAGTGCTTCGTTGTGGTTATTGAGGGTGTCGAAGAGAGCGATAAGTTCGGGCCAGCCAGAAACGGATTCGAGTTCAAAGTAGTCCAGGTAAGGGATTGAATCCGGGCCAAGATACTTCCAGCCCATCATCTTTACCGAGTCGAACTCGATGCGTCCCTTGAACCGGGCGTTCTCGTCGCAGTAGAAGTGTTCCCGCATGAAATGTTTGTCCGGGTCCTCATTGTTGGAATAGAGACCGATAAGGGTATCGTTTACATAGATGTCGGCGTAATTGGACCGACCCGCAGGCATGTACTTCCGGGTAATCTCGTAACTCAGTGCCTCGCGCACGCAACTGGGGTCCTTGTAGATATTGGCCAGTCGAAGCGTGCCGTGACCTTCGATGGTCTGGCCGGGTTTGATGTAGTCGAGCTTGATGTTGAAGGGGTTCTTCTTGCGGTTCGGGTTATAGGAGCTGTAGCCTTTATACCGAACCCCGACCGAGTCGAACCGGATGCCGTTGATTACCGCAGTCCCGACAAGCCGCTCTTCAAGACCCCGGGCATACAGGCTGTCGAGAATCTCGTCCCAGTTGGATTCGGCAAAATAGAGTCTGATTTCGTTGACCTGCTCCAGGTCGAAGAACCCGGCAACCGAAAGGCCACAGGCCACAAGCCACAGACCACAGACCAGAACCGTGTGGCGTCTGAGGTTTGTGACCGGAAATGCAATCCTCGAAGCCGCTCGCACGGTCGCTACTTCTTCAGTCGGTTCGGGTGGCGCGGGGTCGGACTAGTCATGAACTGCCAGTTCGGAGCGCCATCAGGATAACGGCCAAAGGACGTATCCACGCCTTGGTGGCCAAAGGTGAGGGTGTCAATGATGAGCGCGTAGGTATCTTTCGCTTCGTACAGCCCGAGCTGCTCACCACCGGCTGCAGCCAGATTGAAGGTAGTGTGGAGCTGGCCTTCGGTGGGTTCGTTGTCCGCCCAGATGAGCAGGAAACCGCCGGCGGCAATTGACGTATCAGGGATGACCCATTTCTTCCGGTCCCTAAGATTGTCGGTCAGGTAGAAGCCGCCAAGCCTGACCGGCAGCGAGTCGGCGTTGAAAAGCTCAATCCAGTCGTCGTAGTCACCGGCTTCGTCGGCAATTGTTGAATCATTCGCAGCCATGAACTCGTTGAGAAACAGTCGGCCGCGGAAAGACGATGCCTCTGAGAGATTCATATGACCCGGGGTGGGCAGTGAGAGAAAGTACCAGTTCTCACCTCCGTCCGGCAGTCGGCCGTAGGACGTGTCGGTCCGCTGGGGGCCGAAGGAGAGCGTGTCCACGAGCGTGACGCGGTCACGGGCCGACGAAAACAGGCCGATTGCCTCGCCCGGGCCGGCGTTCAGCTTGAAGGTCGTGTGAAGCGGGCCTTCGTTGTTTTCGCCGTCGCACCAGATGATAAGGTACCCGCCAGCCGGGATGAACGTGTCAGGAAATCCCCACTTGGTGGCCCGCGACAGGTCGTCAGTAAGGAACATCCCACCAACGTCTATGTTCTTGTCCCCGGCGTTGTAGAGTTCTACCCAGTCGTCAAAGTCGCCCCTTTCGTCGGCAATTGTCGAGCGGTTGGAGGCCATGAATTCATTGATAAACAGCACCCCGTGGTACTTGGAAAGACCGTAACCGGCCGGCGCAGCCGTACACGTGCACCCGCTGAGCGCGACCATTGCGGTTGCTAGAGTCAGGTTCAACACGATTCTCATTTCTGTGCTCCTGTTCTGTCTGATCGCTGGGACATTGGTCATTGTCCTAGAATCCTACTTGAGCCTGCGCTACGAATTTTGGCTGCCAGTCCGGGAACCGGACCACAAGGTTGGTCTTGAGTTGAACCTTGCGGTAGAGGTATAAGTTGCAGGCTGCGGTCACGGCCGTTGTCCGGTCGCGCGAATCGGCCAGGTTGTCCGAGACGGTTTCCAGCCTCAGCCCGGGCTCAAACGCGGCCAGCCGGTATGCACCGACAAGATATGCGCCAAACATTCGGCGGTCGGTTCCGCGGTTGCCGTACAACACCTCGGCGTCAGCAGATACCCTGCCGGTCTGCCAGGCGATGTCGGCGCCCCACGCGGTCAGGACGTTGCCGGTCAAGGAGTCGTTCCGTTGACTGCCGTTCAGACCGACAGTAATTGCCCCAAGGGGCTGAACGGTCAGCCGTTCGCAGAACTGTTTGGCGTCGTTGTGATCCTCAAACACGCGGTCGCCATTGCCGTTGTACACCCCGAGCGAATAGCCGACTGGTAGCGGAAAGGGCAGTGATTCGCCCTGCAACGTAACCCCGATGTCGCGGCCAAGATACCCCTGGTCACCGAACATGTCATTCGTCTCACTGCGCTCAATCATGAACAGCTTGCTGGCCGGGGTCAGTTCTTCGCGGCTGAAAGGCATCTTCCTGAGCCCGGCTGTAAAGCCCAACGCCGGGCTGATTCGGTACTCGAGATACGCATCCTTTGCTGTCAGCGCAAGCTTGTCGCACCCGATTTCAATCTCAGCACCGACTTTATCGGCGATGTCGTAGCGGAACTCGATCCGTCCGCGACGCAGATCAAAGCCGTGTTTCGGAACCGCATACCGGTCGAAATCGTACATCCATTGGACGTGGACGTAGCCGTTGATGGAAAGCAGCCCGGGCTGGGACCGCTCCTTGCCAGACGCAAACACAGACAGGAGCAATAGAAGTACAACAGATGATCCGGCCAGAGCGGGAGAGATGCGACCGTAGGGCGCTATAGTGCCTCCATTGATGCCATAAGCTTACTCAGGCTGTGAATTCACGCAATATTCATTTGTTTTTGACACGCAGACTGCGACATAACTGCGGTACTGCACAAGCTGTGCCGTATCAGCGCTCTTTACAACCTAACA
This window encodes:
- a CDS encoding CotH kinase family protein, coding for MRAASRIAFPVTNLRRHTVLVCGLWLVACGLSVAGFFDLEQVNEIRLYFAESNWDEILDSLYARGLEERLVGTAVINGIRFDSVGVRYKGYSSYNPNRKKNPFNIKLDYIKPGQTIEGHGTLRLANIYKDPSCVREALSYEITRKYMPAGRSNYADIYVNDTLIGLYSNNEDPDKHFMREHFYCDENARFKGRIEFDSVKMMGWKYLGPDSIPYLDYFELESVSGWPELIALFDTLNNHNEALDRVLDVDRLLWMLAFDILLVNLDSPINTAQNYYLYRDASNRFNPIVWDLNESFGAFRELYGTGLLSLTQMQQLDPFLRSADTQYPICSKVLNDARRRRMFVAHARTVIADVFTSNWYRNRALEIQHIIDAHVQADRNKFYTYNDFLNNVTRSVGSGPLAIVGLTELMNARTAWLLSRPEFQASAPVVSDASGAPYPARPNSHVQFLARIQGADSVWLGLRQNPALRFVRAVMYDDGLHGDSSANDGLYGVRVRLAAGNVEYYVYAENPEAGTFFPARAEREFLTLPVANDVVLNEFMAINEKTVQDPSGQYDDWIELYNNSSQPVSLDDWLLTNDSTNITRWAFPDTTIPARGYLVVWADNDLNQPGLHANFKLAGSSGILLLSDPDGRPIDRVTYGPQFADISYGRYPNGTGRFILMNPTFAAANDSGVGIADPAYHRGQTADYRLDPHPNPFLRSTTIHYALPVRSAVLLRIFDVSGRLCSTLVDAEQSPGSYEITHAVQGQPSGVYFAQIAAKPAKGPALVLTVKLAKTGQ
- a CDS encoding lamin tail domain-containing protein, coding for MRIVLNLTLATAMVALSGCTCTAAPAGYGLSKYHGVLFINEFMASNRSTIADERGDFDDWVELYNAGDKNIDVGGMFLTDDLSRATKWGFPDTFIPAGGYLIIWCDGENNEGPLHTTFKLNAGPGEAIGLFSSARDRVTLVDTLSFGPQRTDTSYGRLPDGGENWYFLSLPTPGHMNLSEASSFRGRLFLNEFMAANDSTIADEAGDYDDWIELFNADSLPVRLGGFYLTDNLRDRKKWVIPDTSIAAGGFLLIWADNEPTEGQLHTTFNLAAAGGEQLGLYEAKDTYALIIDTLTFGHQGVDTSFGRYPDGAPNWQFMTSPTPRHPNRLKK
- a CDS encoding porin, with the translated sequence MFASGKERSQPGLLSINGYVHVQWMYDFDRYAVPKHGFDLRRGRIEFRYDIADKVGAEIEIGCDKLALTAKDAYLEYRISPALGFTAGLRKMPFSREELTPASKLFMIERSETNDMFGDQGYLGRDIGVTLQGESLPFPLPVGYSLGVYNGNGDRVFEDHNDAKQFCERLTVQPLGAITVGLNGSQRNDSLTGNVLTAWGADIAWQTGRVSADAEVLYGNRGTDRRMFGAYLVGAYRLAAFEPGLRLETVSDNLADSRDRTTAVTAACNLYLYRKVQLKTNLVVRFPDWQPKFVAQAQVGF